The proteins below are encoded in one region of Helianthus annuus cultivar XRQ/B chromosome 2, HanXRQr2.0-SUNRISE, whole genome shotgun sequence:
- the LOC110918234 gene encoding dof zinc finger protein DOF5.4 isoform X1 encodes MHDIHSSRSSSGSGGSLFAGKVDGRPILHHHDNLKCPRCQSLNTKFCYYNNYNLTQPRHFCKSCRRYWTKGGVLRNIPVGGGIRKAKRSGKPKSKAVVVDLDSKVTNCSTLTTNTTTGNTTKNTKVPPTHMNTTEVSASDPTTSTPEMLFSFNELSARILSSPSPVETFDPVMLNHSPVRNVIETFQWTDTGTDMKMPETWSPLMMDQTGVIDYDMGLENMRSDGKDDRRNSAGEDLFDLTGSVDESYWGQSRWSDVDDDGNLGHLNYLP; translated from the exons ATGCACGACATACATTCCTCTCGGAGTAGCAGCGGCAGCGGAGGCAGTTTATTCGCAGGAAAGGTAGACGGAAGGCCGATACTCCACCACCATGACAATCTAAAGTGCCCACGTTGCCAGTCGCTAAACACAAAATTTTGTTACTATAACAACTACAACCTCACTCAGCCTCGTCATTTCTGTAAGAGCTGCCGCCGGTACTGGACTAAAGGCGGCGTCCTACGCAACATTCCCGTTGGTGGCGGCATCAGGAAAGCTAAACGGTCCGGTAAACCAAAATCCAAAGCCGTTGTTGTG GATTTAGATTCAAAAGTTACAAACTGCTCTACCCTTACAACCAACACAACGACGGGCAATACGACCAAGAATACAAAAGTCCCCCCGACACATATGAACACTACGGAGGTTTCGGCAAGCGATCCCACTACCTCAACGCCGGAGATGTTGTTTAGTTTCAACGAATTATCAGCACGTATTCTGTCGTCTCCGTCTCCGGTCGAAACATTCGATCCGGTGATGTTGAATCATTCTCCAGTGAGAAACGTGATTGAAACGTTTCAGTGGACGGACACCGGGACAGATATGAAGATGCCGGAAACATGGTCACCGTTGATGATGGATCAGACGGGTGTGATTGATTATGATATGGGGTTAGAGAACATGAGAAGTGACGGTAAAGATGATCGTCGGAATAGTGCTGGTGAAGATTTGTTTGATCTGACTGGAAGTGTTGATGAATCTTACTGGGGTCAAAGTCGGTGGagtgatgttgatgatgatggtaATCTTGGGCATCTTAATTACCTTCCTTAA
- the LOC110918234 gene encoding uncharacterized protein LOC110918234 isoform X2 translates to MGDLDSKVTNCSTLTTNTTTGNTTKNTKVPPTHMNTTEVSASDPTTSTPEMLFSFNELSARILSSPSPVETFDPVMLNHSPVRNVIETFQWTDTGTDMKMPETWSPLMMDQTGVIDYDMGLENMRSDGKDDRRNSAGEDLFDLTGSVDESYWGQSRWSDVDDDGNLGHLNYLP, encoded by the exons ATGGGG GATTTAGATTCAAAAGTTACAAACTGCTCTACCCTTACAACCAACACAACGACGGGCAATACGACCAAGAATACAAAAGTCCCCCCGACACATATGAACACTACGGAGGTTTCGGCAAGCGATCCCACTACCTCAACGCCGGAGATGTTGTTTAGTTTCAACGAATTATCAGCACGTATTCTGTCGTCTCCGTCTCCGGTCGAAACATTCGATCCGGTGATGTTGAATCATTCTCCAGTGAGAAACGTGATTGAAACGTTTCAGTGGACGGACACCGGGACAGATATGAAGATGCCGGAAACATGGTCACCGTTGATGATGGATCAGACGGGTGTGATTGATTATGATATGGGGTTAGAGAACATGAGAAGTGACGGTAAAGATGATCGTCGGAATAGTGCTGGTGAAGATTTGTTTGATCTGACTGGAAGTGTTGATGAATCTTACTGGGGTCAAAGTCGGTGGagtgatgttgatgatgatggtaATCTTGGGCATCTTAATTACCTTCCTTAA